In a single window of the Streptomyces sp. HUAS ZL42 genome:
- a CDS encoding CaiB/BaiF CoA transferase family protein → MTTARTPAGTPGHGPLSGVRVVELAGIGPGPFAAMLLADLGADVVRVDRPTGPGLSIDPEYDVTNRNKRSVVLDLKSPDGPARVLDLAERADILIEGYRPGVAERLGVGPEACHARNPKLVYGRMTGWGQEGPLAHRAGHDIAYIAVTGTLGMIGTPDEPPAVPANLLGDYAGGSLYLVVGVLAALHHARASGTGQVVDAAIVDGTSHLSAMIHGMLAAGGWQDRRAANLLDGGCPYYGTYETADGKYMAVGALEGQFYDEFLDLLGLEDFADARKDWTRWGELRQEVAARFTSRTRDEWTAVFEGSDACVAPVLSLREAPHHPHLAARGTFTDHGGITQPAPAPRFSATPTTVRTGPARPGTGAEDVARDWGIPHLVKAPGHDLVHHGDQKDGD, encoded by the coding sequence ATGACAACGGCAAGGACACCGGCAGGGACGCCGGGGCACGGCCCGCTCTCCGGCGTGCGCGTGGTCGAGCTGGCCGGCATCGGCCCCGGCCCCTTCGCCGCCATGCTCCTCGCCGACCTCGGCGCGGACGTCGTCCGCGTGGACCGCCCCACCGGCCCCGGGCTCTCGATCGACCCCGAGTACGACGTCACCAACCGCAACAAGCGCTCGGTGGTCCTCGACCTGAAGTCCCCGGACGGCCCCGCGCGCGTCCTCGACCTCGCCGAACGCGCCGACATCCTCATCGAGGGCTACCGCCCCGGCGTCGCCGAGCGCCTCGGCGTCGGCCCGGAGGCCTGCCATGCCCGTAACCCCAAGCTCGTCTACGGCCGTATGACCGGCTGGGGCCAGGAGGGCCCCCTCGCCCACCGAGCCGGCCACGACATCGCCTACATCGCAGTCACCGGCACCCTCGGCATGATCGGCACGCCGGACGAGCCCCCGGCCGTCCCCGCCAACCTGCTCGGCGACTACGCGGGCGGCTCCCTCTACCTCGTCGTCGGCGTCCTCGCCGCCCTCCACCACGCGCGCGCGAGCGGCACCGGCCAGGTCGTCGACGCCGCCATCGTCGACGGCACCTCCCACCTCTCCGCGATGATCCACGGCATGCTCGCCGCGGGCGGGTGGCAGGACCGCCGCGCCGCCAACCTCCTCGACGGCGGCTGCCCGTACTACGGCACGTACGAGACGGCCGACGGGAAGTACATGGCGGTGGGCGCTCTGGAAGGGCAGTTCTACGACGAGTTCCTGGATCTGCTCGGCCTCGAGGACTTCGCCGACGCCCGCAAGGACTGGACCCGCTGGGGCGAGCTGCGCCAGGAGGTCGCCGCCCGCTTCACATCCCGTACCCGGGACGAGTGGACGGCCGTCTTCGAGGGCTCCGACGCGTGCGTGGCGCCCGTCCTGTCGCTGCGCGAGGCCCCGCACCACCCGCACCTCGCCGCCCGCGGCACCTTCACCGACCACGGCGGCATCACCCAGCCCGCCCCCGCCCCCCGCTTCTCCGCCACCCCCACCACCGTCCGCACCGGCCCCGCACGGCCCGGCACCGGCGCTGAGGACGTGGCGCGCGACTGGGGGATACCCCACCTCGTGAAAGCCCCCGGGCACGACCTCGTGCACCACGGCGACCAGAAAGACGGCGACTGA
- a CDS encoding MmcQ/YjbR family DNA-binding protein, which translates to MAVPRNALKKWEKVRAFALGLPGATEEFPWGETVAKVNRKVFVFLGVDDGSYPLGVTVKLKDDTSHAHALTSPGAEPAGYGLGRAGWVRIPLEEQDAPAAELLCDWVEESYRAIAPKRLIGELDAH; encoded by the coding sequence ATGGCCGTGCCCAGGAACGCCCTGAAGAAGTGGGAGAAGGTGCGAGCGTTCGCCCTCGGTCTCCCGGGTGCGACCGAGGAGTTCCCCTGGGGCGAGACCGTCGCCAAGGTCAACAGGAAGGTGTTCGTCTTCCTGGGCGTCGACGACGGCAGCTATCCGCTCGGTGTCACCGTCAAGCTCAAGGACGACACCTCCCACGCCCACGCCCTCACCTCCCCGGGTGCCGAGCCCGCCGGGTACGGCCTGGGCAGGGCGGGCTGGGTGAGGATCCCCCTGGAGGAGCAGGACGCCCCGGCGGCGGAGCTGCTGTGCGACTGGGTGGAGGAGAGCTACCGCGCCATCGCCCCCAAGCGCCTCATAGGTGAGCTGGACGCGCACTGA
- a CDS encoding trans-acting enoyl reductase family protein encodes MSRLNDTDRPYDIVLFGATGFVGALTAEYLAAHAPEGLRWAIAGRSELKLRRLRERLPGGAEVGVLWADVSDPASLRRLAQHARVVATTVGPYVRYGEELLAACADSGADYLDLTGEPEFVDLMYVRHDARARETGARLVHACGFDSIPHDLGVYFTVRELPEGVPLTVDGFVTADATFSGGTFASALNQFARGPQMVTAARDRGRHEPRLVGRRVVAPTGAPRFAEEVGAWALPLPTIDPQIVRRSAKALERYGPDFRYRHYAAVKHLPVAVGGVAAVGALFAAAQLPPARRWLSDRLKPGDGPSAEKRAKSWFSVRFVGEGGGRRVFTEVAGGDPGYDETAKMFAESALCLAFDDLPPTAGQVTTAVAMGDALTERLRKAGIRFRVAASR; translated from the coding sequence ATGAGCAGGCTGAACGACACGGATCGCCCGTACGACATCGTGCTCTTCGGAGCCACGGGCTTCGTAGGAGCGCTCACCGCGGAATACCTCGCCGCACACGCGCCCGAGGGGCTGCGCTGGGCGATCGCGGGCCGCAGCGAGCTGAAACTGCGGCGGCTGCGGGAGCGGCTGCCGGGCGGGGCGGAGGTCGGGGTGCTGTGGGCGGACGTGTCCGACCCGGCCTCGCTGCGCCGGCTCGCCCAGCACGCGCGCGTGGTCGCCACGACCGTGGGGCCCTACGTGCGCTACGGCGAGGAACTCCTCGCGGCCTGCGCGGACAGCGGCGCGGACTATCTCGACCTCACAGGTGAGCCCGAGTTCGTGGACCTGATGTACGTCCGTCATGACGCACGCGCGCGGGAGACCGGGGCGCGGCTGGTGCACGCGTGCGGCTTCGACTCGATCCCGCACGACCTGGGCGTGTACTTCACCGTCCGCGAGTTGCCGGAGGGGGTGCCGCTGACCGTGGACGGCTTCGTGACCGCCGACGCGACCTTCTCCGGCGGAACCTTCGCCTCCGCGCTCAACCAGTTCGCCCGCGGGCCGCAGATGGTGACCGCCGCGCGGGACCGCGGGCGGCACGAGCCGCGGCTGGTGGGCCGCCGGGTGGTGGCGCCGACCGGCGCGCCCCGGTTCGCCGAGGAGGTCGGTGCCTGGGCACTGCCGCTGCCCACCATCGACCCGCAGATCGTGCGGCGCTCGGCCAAGGCGCTCGAGCGGTACGGGCCGGACTTCCGCTACCGCCACTACGCGGCCGTGAAGCACCTGCCCGTCGCGGTGGGCGGCGTCGCGGCCGTCGGCGCGCTCTTCGCGGCCGCCCAACTTCCGCCCGCCCGGCGCTGGTTGTCCGACCGGCTCAAGCCCGGGGACGGGCCGAGCGCGGAGAAGCGGGCGAAGAGCTGGTTCTCCGTGCGCTTCGTCGGGGAGGGCGGCGGCCGCCGGGTGTTCACCGAGGTCGCGGGCGGCGACCCCGGCTACGACGAGACGGCGAAGATGTTCGCCGAGTCGGCGCTCTGCCTGGCCTTCGACGACCTCCCGCCGACGGCCGGCCAGGTCACGACCGCGGTGGCGATGGGCGACGCGCTCACGGAGCGCCTGCGGAAGGCAGGCATTCGCTTCCGGGTCGCGGCGAGCCGCTGA
- the mmpA gene encoding morphogenic membrane protein MmpA — protein MTTHRAPKPLADPNRPVERAVNAALLLAVLAGIGWICGMIYTLVQWPL, from the coding sequence ATGACGACGCACCGCGCACCGAAGCCCCTCGCCGACCCGAACCGTCCCGTCGAGCGGGCCGTGAACGCCGCCCTGCTCCTCGCCGTCCTCGCGGGAATCGGCTGGATCTGCGGGATGATCTACACCCTCGTGCAGTGGCCGCTGTAG
- a CDS encoding YciI family protein has product MFVLELTYTAPLDAVDAALDAHVAWLDEQYEKGVFLASGRKNPRDGGVILAVAEDRARIEEITSGDPFVTAGVCAYRITEFVATKTAPALERYRETPA; this is encoded by the coding sequence ATGTTCGTACTGGAACTGACCTACACCGCCCCGCTGGACGCCGTGGACGCCGCGCTCGACGCGCACGTGGCGTGGCTCGACGAGCAGTACGAGAAGGGCGTCTTCCTGGCGTCCGGGCGCAAGAACCCCCGCGACGGCGGGGTGATCCTCGCCGTCGCGGAGGACCGTGCGCGGATCGAGGAGATCACCTCGGGCGACCCGTTCGTCACCGCGGGCGTCTGCGCGTACCGCATCACCGAGTTCGTCGCCACGAAGACGGCGCCGGCGCTCGAGCGGTACCGCGAGACTCCCGCCTGA
- a CDS encoding plasmid stabilization protein: MPRGSSPKRERQYEHIKESAQDRGESTERAKEIAARTVNKERARSGESKSASRTSTQDMSSGRRGGQRSGKGSQGPTYDQLYEEAKKRNIKGRSDMNKSELQRALGGKG, from the coding sequence ATGCCACGCGGTTCCAGTCCCAAGCGCGAGCGCCAGTACGAGCACATCAAGGAGAGTGCGCAGGACCGGGGCGAGAGCACCGAGCGGGCCAAGGAGATCGCGGCGCGCACGGTGAACAAGGAACGCGCCCGGTCCGGCGAGTCGAAGTCCGCGAGCCGCACGTCGACGCAGGACATGTCGTCCGGCAGGCGGGGCGGCCAGCGGTCCGGCAAGGGTTCCCAGGGGCCCACCTACGACCAGCTGTACGAGGAGGCGAAGAAGCGCAACATCAAGGGCCGTTCGGACATGAACAAGAGCGAGCTGCAGCGCGCCCTGGGCGGCAAGGGCTGA
- a CDS encoding WD40/YVTN/BNR-like repeat-containing protein: MCVAALAALTAVPAQADEPERRAPRWELKDTGAPEVRFRGLSAVDRNTAWVSGTQGTVLRTTDGGATWRNVSPPGAVDLQFRDIEAFDARRAVVLAIGEGEASRVYRTEDAGATWTESFRNTDAKAFYDCLTFFDRRHGLAMSDPVDGKFRILSTSDGGRSWKVLPSDGMPAAQEGEAGFAASGQCLVASGPKDVWLATGGAARARVLHSSDRGLTWTATDTPIPAGDPARGVFALAFRDRAHGLAVGGDYRADQPSPQAAATTGDGGRTWRPAGSPPPAYRSGVAWLPHSRTAALAVGPTGTDLTTDGGRTWRTVDTGSYDTVDCTAGPSCWAAGEKGRVARLER, translated from the coding sequence GTGTGCGTGGCGGCACTGGCCGCCCTGACCGCCGTACCCGCGCAGGCCGATGAGCCGGAGCGGCGGGCGCCGCGGTGGGAACTCAAGGACACCGGCGCTCCGGAGGTGCGGTTCCGCGGGCTGTCGGCCGTCGACCGGAACACCGCCTGGGTGTCCGGGACACAGGGCACGGTTCTGCGGACGACGGACGGCGGGGCCACTTGGCGGAACGTCTCGCCGCCCGGAGCCGTGGACCTGCAGTTCCGGGACATCGAGGCCTTCGACGCGCGGCGCGCGGTCGTGCTGGCGATCGGCGAGGGCGAGGCGTCGCGCGTGTACCGCACCGAGGACGCCGGGGCGACCTGGACCGAGTCCTTCCGCAACACCGACGCCAAGGCCTTCTACGACTGCCTCACCTTCTTCGACCGCCGCCACGGCCTTGCGATGAGCGACCCGGTGGACGGGAAGTTCCGCATCCTGTCGACCAGTGACGGAGGCCGTTCCTGGAAGGTGCTCCCGAGCGACGGGATGCCCGCCGCCCAGGAGGGTGAGGCCGGCTTCGCGGCCAGTGGCCAGTGCCTGGTCGCTTCGGGGCCGAAGGACGTCTGGCTGGCCACCGGCGGAGCGGCACGCGCGCGTGTGCTGCACTCCTCCGACCGTGGGCTGACCTGGACGGCCACCGACACGCCGATCCCCGCAGGGGATCCGGCACGTGGCGTCTTCGCACTCGCCTTCCGCGACCGCGCACACGGTCTCGCGGTCGGCGGCGACTACCGCGCCGACCAGCCGTCCCCGCAGGCGGCGGCCACGACGGGCGACGGCGGCCGCACCTGGCGGCCCGCCGGCTCGCCTCCGCCCGCCTACCGCTCCGGCGTCGCCTGGCTGCCGCACAGCCGCACGGCCGCCCTCGCGGTCGGCCCGACCGGCACGGACCTGACGACGGACGGCGGCCGCACCTGGCGGACGGTCGACACGGGCTCGTACGACACCGTGGACTGCACCGCCGGCCCGAGCTGCTGGGCTGCGGGCGAAAAGGGGCGCGTGGCACGACTGGAGCGCTGA
- a CDS encoding SsgA family sporulation/cell division regulator, whose product MTTVIEQSVEARLVAAAPRMPSIPATLHYDRRDPFAVRMTFPAPATLEGVEVCWTFARELLVAGLQGPEGHGDVRVRPYGYDRTVLEFHAPEGTAVVHIRSGELRTFLQATSELVPAGLEHQQLDLDHDLAELLRDAC is encoded by the coding sequence TTGACCACCGTCATCGAGCAGTCCGTAGAGGCCCGTCTCGTCGCCGCCGCGCCGCGGATGCCGAGCATTCCCGCCACGCTGCACTACGACCGGCGTGATCCGTTCGCGGTCCGCATGACCTTCCCGGCCCCGGCCACGCTGGAGGGCGTGGAGGTCTGCTGGACCTTCGCCCGCGAACTGCTCGTGGCCGGGCTGCAGGGCCCCGAGGGCCACGGCGACGTCCGCGTCCGGCCGTACGGGTACGACCGGACGGTCCTGGAGTTCCACGCTCCGGAAGGGACGGCCGTCGTGCACATCCGCTCGGGCGAGCTGCGCACGTTCCTCCAGGCCACGAGCGAGCTGGTGCCCGCCGGCCTGGAGCACCAGCAGCTCGACCTGGACCACGACCTGGCGGAGCTGCTGCGGGACGCCTGCTGA